gggccgctacgactgtgaacccatataaatggaagattacctcatatactcttattacatacagtatacacgaCACGGTTTGAAATCGGAAGCCTCCAAAAAGAGGTTTTTCAACgatgacatttcttttcaaagggggatgggtgacaaaaaaaaataaaatggtattacaccagaacacaatgatcaATTTTGATTTGGCCTACAAATGACATTACCCTATGAGTTTCCTTATTGCCAGTTGGAACAATCGGTGGTTTGTGTTGTCGGTGAAGCTCCGCCTCCACCGCCTGCATTCGAAACATCATTTGTTTCAGAGCCTCCAACGGACCGGGCTGTTTCCAGATGCCGCTCCCGTCGTGACTGCGATCCTGAGTCGAGAGGAGACAATCTTTCGTGAAAATAGCACATTTCATGTGGTGGGATGGGAATATTGAAGAAAACCCAATTGAATACACATTCACAATCTGTGAATGTGTCTGTTGTATTTTTGCACATCTGAGGGCTTAAACTAAGGTTGGCCTTTCCTGCATGTCCTAAACATTGCGAAATGATGCGCCATATGGGTTGAATGTTCATCCCTACATCAACATTTAGAAAAACCACTCGTCGTCCAGTTGTTTTGTGAGTAAAGACGTGTCTTAAAATGTGTCCCATTCGGTACAATGTGGTTCTCCAAGCCGCTTTCCTGTTTAATTCTCCTCTCCAAAGCATGCGGAGTGATTAACGTaagcatcaaagcattccgggTCAGCCCCACCTGGGTGGTTTGCTCCGACAGCGCCTCAGTGATGCCCTGTGCCGCTCCCGTCAAGTCTCTGCATCAtcgacaaagaagaagaaatgcgcCGCTGCATTGTCAATGAATACAAGTAAATGCGGAAGTGTAGACAGTCTTACATTGGGAGCAGGGGACCCTGCGAAATCGAACTGAGCTGCATTTCTTCACCGTTCACTGGATTCACGGAATCACTGCGAACTAACAAGAGTTGTTTGGAAAAATGAGACGGTGGGAGGCCAAGTCTCTTCAAAAGTGGACATTTAGTTTCTTTGGTTTTAAGGGGACTACAGGGAGCCATTAAAGGGCCGCCTTGAGGGAATCAAAACATATCTGCCCTCTATGTGTTTGTTGAAAACCATTGACAAGATTGACAAGGAGAACATCTATAGGAATGCTATAGACATTCATTAACGGAGAGATAAGATATCCGGAGAAGTTGTGGGTCGGGTGCTTTGCCCGAGGCTGCCAAAGCCTTGCCGGGAACCGGAACCTCTCCATCGATCGGCCTCAAATAAAACGCCTTGTTCAGTCGCAGAAGGTTATTGCAGCCCAAGCTATAAGTTGCGCAGGTTACCCTCTTGTTCTCAGTTTCTTCAAATTGTCCGCATTGTTGCAATACAGCCATTTTGAAGCTTTTCTGTCACCACAAAAATACACGCATCCTCAAAACGATTATCTTACTTCAACACACAGATAGGTGAATTATgcagctgttgttgttgttttacttgtTTATTAAGCATGTCAAATATTGAGTTAGAAAGTCACTTTTTCGGAACGAAATAAAATGGGAAACTGAAGTGTGCACTTTGAAGATGTCATCAATGACTGTACTCATCACCAGCCCCCATGTTTTTATCTACAGTACTGATCTACCCGTTCCCAAAGAACAATAATCATGTTAAATAATTTGATCAAAGTCAACATGCTTATGAAAATCAGTAACCATCAGACCTGACACTCACAGTTTGATGACTTGGTTCTTAAAGAAAGCGCAGGTAATGAGAACCCAAGTAATGCTACACTGTACACGAGGGCTGCAGCATTAAGCGAATTGTAATCATGATCGGGATTTGGGCTGCCACCGTCAAAGGAGCCCGATCGTTGGggatttgtttacatttcaaatgCAGACACTGCCACGTATGAAAAGTGCTACGCTTGCAGCAGcgcccgcaacctagtcagccagccaccagggggcgggCTAATGCACGCTTAAGGCTTCATTATGCTCGGGCACTGCGCTCTGGTGCCAACTTCCAAATGAAACCCTAAAACGGCATTGATGTCCAAGGTAGTAATATATGAATCTGTTATTTGGAAGAGGCGGCGTGTCACGGTCAGACACCGCGAACGATTGTTctagcggctgccttgacttcgaCTTTTGGGCTGGCCTGAACGCAAGGCAAAAACACCGCGAGTAAATCGAGAGGGGAATCACAACCACTGAGTTCTTTGCAGATTGTGACCGTTGCACggctgaccaatggtcaagcagaacaacggagacatACCGTTCTAATAGCATCATCATTCAGTTGTCGTCAAGTAGAATTTTGTTTGAATTAGCTAGCAATTATTCGGATTTAAAGATTCGTTTTGAACTGAAACGTtacatactgtttttttttttaaagattttttttccccaacacaaGAAACAATCATGATGAATAATTGTGATtccaatattgatcaaaataatcgatTATTATTTTGCCCACAATCATGCAGCCCTACCGTGCACTAATCTTACCTGAACCTGCAAGACTGTCTGCTCCTCCAAAACTCTGAGAGAGCGAGTTCAGCACTTGATCCGCTTTTTGGATCAGTGACTCTAGCCGGTTGTCTGCCAAAAGAAAATCGCCACCCATCAGAACATAAGGAGGGGTCCACACGCTGTGTCCCTTAAGCTTCACGATAGCGTGTTCGATTATTTACCTTTCCAAAGAAATTCCGAGAAGTGGGAGCTTTCTCTGTCTGAGGCAATCAAAGAGATCTGTTCAGCTAACTGGAGCCTCAGATCTCTCAGAGTCTGCTGGGTGTCACCCTGATTTTTagttatttcaaaaaacaaaaaacatgaaccattagcatttttttttttttttgtaatttctgaAAGTCTAAGCTTGATATaggaattttttcttttttacatttcagatcGCACACGCAGTGACAACAAATTCGTAGAAATAAATCCCGTCAATGATATGACGGAACCTTGAGCATTCACAGaaaatctgttttcaaatatccaGCCATTGATCAAGAAAAGGCATTTTCATCCTATACCTGATTAGGTGTCATGGCAGCATCGTCCTTTGTGTCTCCTAACCAAGATGGTGCTCTGGTTCTTGGTCCTTCTGATGGAACAACACCTTCAGGAGCAAAGAAGAGcaaaaagctaaaaacaaaaaacaaaaaaacttggaaATACTTTTCGTTTGCGCAATAGACTACTGACTAATAGTCAATGTACCATTCATATTGTTTCCTGAAGACAAAAGCATTCTGGCAACTGTGAAATGTTTCGAATTTTTAGTTGCAGGAATTCTTTGGCTCGTGTTGAGTTAACATTTAAGGAACGGTAAACATTTAGACCAACTTCTCAAAGCACGAAAGTACCCGGAAAGCTCCATTACGGAATAAGTAAGGTTCTTCCTcgtcatgacaaaaaaataaaggaaggaagaaaaaagcTTTGAATTTGACAGAGTGAATGATGCTGTACCAAGCTTGTCACAAACGTAGACCTCAGACGGGGGTAGTGGCTCACGGTCTCGGATCCAGGCAGGCACATTACCGGTTCCGGTGCGGCCTACGTCCGCCTCGTTCCCACGGAGCCTGCGCGGTAAGCGGGGCGACGGAGACCGCAATACCTGCTCTGACCTCGCTGCTCTGTGCGCACACTAACAGATGACGATAAGCTCAAGTCAGAGTATGCTCCTAAAATGCTTCAAGACTCAAAGATCATAGTGGATAGTAATTACTGTTAAGCATCTGACAAAGGGGACATCTTGTTTCAAAGTGGAAACCTCGGGTTCTCGATTGCACCTGGTGGATAACAAAGATCTGTCACCATCTCAAATGAGACGCGCAACGTAAAGCGGGCGAGAGCTCAACCTTGAGCTGCTGCACTTCCTGCTTAAATGCGAGTGGGATATGTTATCCCTTGCTCGGTACCCTGGCTCGGAGGAAACACGGGCCTGAGAGGCTGCAGACTGAGACGGGCAACctgaacatgcaaacaaacgaGAGGAGCGCGGTGAAGTGCTCAGAGTCAATCATTTAGCTTGACGTCGCAGCGTGTGGATTTAAAACCTCGGATGAAGGCAGTTGTGTGGGTGACAGGCATGGAACCATCACGGGGGATGGACAGCAGTTCGTCGGTCGTCATCGAAAGTCTGTCGTGGTTGTCGCGGTGACGGAGGGAACTGACGGGGAGGGTCAGGAAATCCACCTCCCTGTCAGTTAAACGTTCCCTGAGAGCTACAAGTACAAACGCAAAACACGTTATAGTCCGGGAAAGTGCCTCccatcattcatttctataCTGCTGTTCTTCGGTTAGGgctgcaggtgagctggagcccatcccagctgactttgggcgagaggaaaGGGTACCGCCTGGACCGATAGCCTGTCAATCGTACGGCTTTCCCGACATACCTCGTGCGTAAGAAACAAGCAGACAACAGACTGGTTCCCTACCAGCTTTGTTTCTTGGTGTGCTCATTCTAGGTCTTCTCGGGGTGGACAATGGATTTGGTGGCAGAGCCAGACCCAGCGTTCCTGATGACTCCGTGTGTAGACATCTGTCAAAGTCTGCGATGTAGGCATCCAGAGCTGCCGAGGCGGAGTCATATTCCTTTGTAAATCAAAAACAATGACTATTTCACATTTAGCAGTCCCGAGAGGAGACTACCTTCATATTTTCAACCATCAATATTTAAGTCATGAGAGCAATTGGTATGCTAATGCcaccgattggctggcaaccagtccggggCATACACAgactcttgtccaaagtcagctgggataagttcTAGTTGACGAATTTCTTAGCGTGGTTGTTATTTCATGAAAGATAACTATAAGTACTCCAGAAGTGTAGAAAGGGAATCTACCTTCTCTCTGTATCTGAAGGTTGAGTTGAACTCTGGTGTCACCAGCCTGGTCCTAAAGTGTCCAGAGCTTGACAGCAGCGTAGTCACCGTTGACTCTGGAGATACGAAGTCACTCCCAGGGCTGGTGGAGTCcatgctgacaaaaaaaaaagtcgatcGTTTACAAATTACGAAGACAAACCTACATTTTCCGTTGTATATTGTATAAAATGCTCAACGTGGAGAATGATATCCTTAAAAAGCTTTTTCGGTCAGTGCCCTCCTGCTTGCGTTGAGATTTCACTCAAGCAAACTCAGAAGAGGCGATGTTAAGTGCTTTGttggttacaaaataaatgcaatcCGGACCTTCTGAGATTACGGTGACTCCGATTTTGGGGTCAAATCTTGAGGAAACCGTCCTGAATGATGTGATTAACATTGCATTTGAAACAATGCAATTTACTTCGACGAGGCTCCcgcgctaaagaaaatggatggatggatggatggatggatggatggatgtctcagCATTCCACGTGCAAGCGACTTGCCGATGAGAAAAGCATTTACTGTGCTTTGCGTTTTGCCAAAGAACCAAGATTGAGAGGAGCTGTTTTTCGAACGATAGTTGAGCGAACACCCAGGTGACTGGCAAAACTCGCACATCATCGTAATCAAAAGTAGCAACATTTAATGTTCTTGTAAGATAGACAAAACTTACGCAAAACTGTGTCCGGGACGTCCTCTCACTTTTTAAGCACTACTAACAGAaacgggggggcggggggggggagaaagaaagaaaacttaCTTCCTGTTGCTCTGAGGCGCACATTCAAGGCTCCCGGGGAACGTAGACAGGTCCGGCTAACCGAAGTGTCTATGAAGCGGCCATGTTGACAGGGGCGACTTTCGCATCAACGGCAATGCATTGGTcttgaaattaagtcgtaacctTCTCATTTCTCAACAGATTGCTACGAGGTTTACTTTACTGTCAATGCCAAAGTATGTTCTATCAACAGTTAACATtaacaaaactttaaaaaaaaaaaaaaaaacattatacctGTGAAGTCTATTCCTAGGTCCATTGTCGTACTTGTGCCGTTACCGTTGTTCTTTCGGGTTGTTTTGCCATCCACACACATGGACTGTGCTGACGACTTTGCCCCTACTATCTTACCGTCGGTTTAGGCAGACAATATCTTTGGAGGCTCGTTTTTCTCCACCCATGTTCATATCTATGCGTCATTCTCTTTTTCGTCCCCTTTGCGTCCTCGATTGGTTAGATTTgagctttcttcttcttttgtttgaCGCTTAAGGGTAATTTTCATACTGAATTAGtacattaccgccacctacagCGTTGCATCGATTACTGCTTTGGCTGACAATCAGTTTCCTTttcattaatccatccatccattcattttctgagccgcttctcctcacgcgggtcgcgggcgtgctggagcctatcccagcgatcatcgggcaggaggcggggtaggtacaccctgaaccggttgccagccaatcgcagggcacatacaaacaaataaccattcgcactcacacctacgggcaatttagagttgtcaattaacctagcatgcatgtttttgggatgtgggaggaaagcggagtgcccggagaaaagccacacaggcacggggagaacatgcaaactccacacaggcggggccggggatcgaaccccggtcctcagaactgtgaggcagacgctctaaagtcaacaattacgtttgttgttttttttgtcaatatggggtcctgtgtgtacattaatgagatgTTAATGATTAATGTCCGGGCTGTCCctcagagatagggtgagaagctcggtcagccgcgaggggctcagagtagagccgctgctccccCACATcgatcgagaggagccagatgaggtggctcgggcatttgatgcctcctggacgccttcccggtgagatgttccgggcatgtctCACCAgtaggagaccccggggacgacccaggacacgctggagagactacgtccacTAAATATGTGATACTGAgtaatgttaaacataaaacttACTGGATAGTAGTAGAGACACTGTAGTAGGGAGGAGCCTTTCATACAGagtatatagacacacacacacacacacacatatatatatatatatatataattgggATTATACAATATGTTTCAATAGTTACACACAACCGATTATCCTCGACAGGGACTGTTTAGAAACAATAAGTCTGACTTGCAACTTATGATTACGATGACTGAGACTTTCTGCGCGGGAGTGGTTGACCTATAAGAGCTGGTCATCCAGATCCAACACTTAATGATCACTGACCAATCAATACTTGAAGCAGGACAATGTCGCTGCGGTAATGGACGACAGAAACTCCGTCCAATCCGGTCAACTTCTGCATTTGGCAAAATGGTGAAAAGCGCTTGCTCCTCGCTTGGGTGTTTCAAAGCACCCATAGGAACGTTAAACGTTGACAATGTCTCTTTTTAAACACGAGCTATCGCCACAGAACGACCAAAGATGACAGTCGATTGTCTTTTgctttgttcgtgtttacatGTATTGTATCATATGTGCATAAATGGCATGCATGTAtgtaacttttgtccaaagacacgaGCCATGaagaaaaccatttttttgCGAGTTCGGCTTCAAACGATCATGTCATTAATCCTAGTTATGCTCGTTAGCTTAGCATACACAGCAAGTCtgctatcagaatcagaatcagaatcagaatcatctttatttgccaagtatgtccaaaacacacaaggaatttgtctccggtagttggagccgctcgagtacgacaacagacagtcaattgacacagaacacgttggagacataaagacattgacaaaaaacaattgtgcaaaaagatgcagagtcctctaagcacttcgagcagttccaatggctaatatcgcaatagtccggtgcaatgagcattgtgcaaagggcgccgagacttcaaggagtggatgcggttgaaagtgacgagtagtgtgatcatctgggacaatgtcgattgtgcaaatgttacagatactcctcaatcagtgtgcaaatggagcagatgctactctggcatgagtggccactatatgcaaatagtgcatgcagcatggcgagacaacgacagagagtgcacgagtaatacatcattggccccacagaaatgtgacaaccaacTCCAAAAAGtcaagtccaaaaaaaaaattgccagcttgttgtaatggaattataggttagctgtttaagaagttgatcgcaagagggaagaagctgtcggaatgtctactagttctagtttgcattgatcggtagcgctggaagagctggtgaccggggtgcggagggtccgagaggattttgcacgcccttgtcttagttttggcagcgtgcaagtcctcaagggtgggtaggggcgtaccgacaatcctttcagcagttttgattgtccgttgcagtcggagtttgtccttttttgtagcggcgccaaaccagactgtgatggaagaacacaggaccgattcgacgaccgctgtgtagaactgtctcagcagctccggtggcaggccgtgctttctcagaagccgcaggaagtacatcctttgctgggcctttttgaggacggagttgacttcgggtcctgagagattgtaattcccaggaacttgaaggtctcgacggttgacacaaggcggctggacaacgtgaggggcagctgtggcgaaggatgcctcctgaagtccacgatcatctctacagtcttgagcgtgttcagctccaggttgcgtcggccggagctccgcttcctgtcgatatgcagactcgtcaccgtccttgatgaggccgatgacagcggtgtcatctgcaaacttcaggagtttgacagtcgggttcgctgaggtgcagtcgttcgtgtagagagagaagagcagcggagagaggacacaaccttggggcgccgcagtgctgatgctgcgtgtggatgaggtggcctcccccagcctcacctgcccgtcaggaagctgtaaatccactggcagatggcagacgaGACTCTgaactggagaagcttggaggaaaggagttcagggatgatggtgttgaacgctgagctgaagtccacgaacaggatcctcgcgtaggtccctgcactgtcgaggtgttctaggatgaagtgcagtcccatgtcgactgcatcatccgccgacctgttcgcttggtaggcaaaaggcagggggtccagcaggggacctgtgacactcttgaggtggtccggcacgagacgttcaaaggacttcatgaccacggatgtcaaagcgacaggcctgtagtcattcagacccgagattgcaggtttcttggggactgggatgatggtggagcgtttgaaacaggatggaacttcgcacagttccagagatctattgaagatctgagtgaagattggagcgagctggtccgcgcagactttgaggcaggatggggacacgtggtccgggcctgccgctttgttcatcttttgttgtttgaagatgcgtctcacatcctgttcatggatggttaacgcagaggtcagaggtgtgattgtggtcgcgggtgcgcccgg
The sequence above is a segment of the Phyllopteryx taeniolatus isolate TA_2022b chromosome 15, UOR_Ptae_1.2, whole genome shotgun sequence genome. Coding sequences within it:
- the c15h18orf54 gene encoding lung adenoma susceptibility protein 2 isoform X2; amino-acid sequence: MDSTSPGSDFVSPESTVTTLLSSSGHFRTRLVTPEFNSTFRYREKEYDSASAALDAYIADFDRCLHTESSGTLGLALPPNPLSTPRRPRMSTPRNKAALRERLTDREVDFLTLPVSSLRHRDNHDRLSMTTDELLSIPRDGSMPVTHTTAFIRGCPSQSAASQARVSSEPGYRARDNISHSHLSRKCSSSRCNREPEVSTLKQDVPFVRCLTCAHRAARSEQVLRSPSPRLPRRLRGNEADVGRTGTGNVPAWIRDREPLPPSEVYVCDKLGVVPSEGPRTRAPSWLGDTKDDAAMTPNQGDTQQTLRDLRLQLAEQISLIASDRESSHFSEFLWKDNRLESLIQKADQVLNSLSQSFGGADSLAGSVRSDSVNPVNGEEMQLSSISQGPLLPIDLTGAAQGITEALSEQTTQDRSHDGSGIWKQPGPLEALKQMMFRMQAVEAELHRQHKPPIVPTGNKETHRRPESEAEQSLSGAPSLQSFHPQGSASPQSPEAAVGGTERKA
- the c15h18orf54 gene encoding lung adenoma susceptibility protein 2 isoform X1; this encodes MDSTSPGSDFVSPESTVTTLLSSSGHFRTRLVTPEFNSTFRYREKEYDSASAALDAYIADFDRCLHTESSGTLGLALPPNPLSTPRRPRMSTPRNKAALRERLTDREVDFLTLPVSSLRHRDNHDRLSMTTDELLSIPRDGSMPVTHTTAFIRGCPSQSAASQARVSSEPGYRARDNISHSHLSRKCSSSRCNREPEVSTLKQDVPFVRCLTCAHRAARSEQVLRSPSPRLPRRLRGNEADVGRTGTGNVPAWIRDREPLPPSEVYVCDKLGVVPSEGPRTRAPSWLGDTKDDAAMTPNQGDTQQTLRDLRLQLAEQISLIASDRESSHFSEFLWKDNRLESLIQKADQVLNSLSQSFGGADSLAGSVRSDSVNPVNGEEMQLSSISQGPLLPIDLTGAAQGITEALSEQTTQDRSHDGSGIWKQPGPLEALKQMMFRMQAVEAELHRQHKPPIVPTGNKETHRRPESEAEQSLSGAPSLQRALHHLSRLKLLLEEPREKHDERDKDIDEGRYSSLSADRLTGSQQYCH
- the c15h18orf54 gene encoding lung adenoma susceptibility protein 2 isoform X4; translated protein: MSTPRNKAALRERLTDREVDFLTLPVSSLRHRDNHDRLSMTTDELLSIPRDGSMPVTHTTAFIRGCPSQSAASQARVSSEPGYRARDNISHSHLSRKCSSSRCNREPEVSTLKQDVPFVRCLTCAHRAARSEQVLRSPSPRLPRRLRGNEADVGRTGTGNVPAWIRDREPLPPSEVYVCDKLGVVPSEGPRTRAPSWLGDTKDDAAMTPNQGDTQQTLRDLRLQLAEQISLIASDRESSHFSEFLWKDNRLESLIQKADQVLNSLSQSFGGADSLAGSVRSDSVNPVNGEEMQLSSISQGPLLPIDLTGAAQGITEALSEQTTQDRSHDGSGIWKQPGPLEALKQMMFRMQAVEAELHRQHKPPIVPTGNKETHRRPESEAEQSLSGAPSLQRALHHLSRLKLLLEEPREKHDERDKDIDEGRYSSLSADRLTGSQQYCH
- the c15h18orf54 gene encoding lung adenoma susceptibility protein 2 isoform X3, which encodes MDSTSPGSDFVSPESTVTTLLSSSGHFRTRLVTPEFNSTFRYREKEYDSASAALDAYIADFDRCLHTESSGTLGLALPPNPLSTPRRPRMSTPRNKAALRERLTDREVDFLTLPVSSLRHRDNHDRLSMTTDELLSIPRDGSMPVTHTTAFIRGCPSQSAASQARVSSEPGYRARDNISHSHLSRKCSSSRCNREPEVSTLKQDVPFVRCLTCAHRAARSEQVLRSPSPRLPRRLRGNEADVGRTGTGNVPAWIRDREPLPPSEVYVCDKLGVVPSEGPRTRAPSWLGDTKDDAAMTPNQGDTQQTLRDLRLQLAEQISLIASDRESSHFSEFLWKDNRLESLIQKADQVLNSLSQSFGGADSLAGSVRSDSVNPVNGEEMQLSSISQGPLLPIDLTGAAQGITEALSEQTTQDRSHDGSGIWKQPGPLEALKQMMFRMQAVEAELHRQHKPPIVPTGNKETHRGSASPQSPEAAVGGTERKA